Proteins from a genomic interval of Pseudodesulfovibrio nedwellii:
- a CDS encoding 3D domain-containing protein: MKYFILSMTVVGLMTFVSAGLSIPNPVFWKSLEVTVTAYNSTRGQTDGNPFVAAWANKLKPGMKSVAVSRDLIPMGLGNQAEVHIEGLGGPYVVLDKMNKRFKRRIDLYFGVDVKKAREFGERTATIYWK; this comes from the coding sequence ATGAAATATTTTATTCTTTCCATGACCGTGGTCGGGCTGATGACCTTTGTGAGTGCAGGGTTGAGTATTCCTAATCCGGTATTCTGGAAAAGTCTGGAGGTGACGGTGACGGCATACAACTCTACGCGGGGGCAGACAGACGGCAATCCATTTGTTGCGGCATGGGCGAACAAGCTCAAACCCGGCATGAAAAGTGTGGCAGTGTCGCGCGACCTTATTCCCATGGGCTTGGGGAATCAGGCCGAAGTACATATTGAAGGACTCGGCGGACCTTATGTTGTTTTGGACAAAATGAATAAACGATTCAAACGGCGGATTGATCTATATTTTGGGGTCGATGTAAAAAAAGCTCGGGAATTTGGAGAGCGGACGGCGACCATCTACTGGAAGTAG
- a CDS encoding FtsX-like permease family protein: MTRFGLRLLLCIAMIVAITLPARANGVDFLRQLTNLEDRSLGTTGAAKAADMVEAEFKKLLPDATVGRQSFHIPVPIKMGARLTFENSGQTVDLRQLQINALSPGAVTPPGISGPLIYVKQGRVSDFNGLSVEGSIVLMDMDSGKNWNNAAMLGARGLVFIGRGGDGGRAPKPLFEYKFEQTPIDFPTFWLSREKAESLFGAGFTKKSPKHLGTTRLTAKAAWRNVSADTIYCRIQGSDPELSKQTVIIETFYDSTALVDGHAPGADEASSIATLMDTAEGFAKNTPKRSVLLVATAGKASAQAGMREFTWALATEKEHLIKRKESLEKLVHDTDRTLQLLGSGVPLSEANLANKDDRFLLKAAFKAVVRNQEDDITKELMRLRLLARQKTDEVETEENHQKRIKHLAGERMALKRLNWINSNTADFPLSNMERTALNAFIQPATVHETSILEDITGQLKDVASALTLRETIGESLIAAHVSLFLSSHGNGVGGFDKGWLIDLKPSINRTAFFRPLDTVMKETVKGLEATNSDIAKLFSDTLRPGKRAWQSYLPDTPELGGEPMALAGFPGLTLATVHDVRPVWGTPYDTVDRVDFDFLAQQTTLVTSLLDALANEPIADAGKRNKDRFVTIEGRANLLRKGEIFPDRPGTGMVVLAFQWQTRNYGMVDTQGNFRIPGLANKKVSYHKAVIEAFKFNELTGLADWAIDKPKTGKSAYRIKLKRTVQATDLILFGCTQTTLFNMFDPRTFKFLYRPTLIDGRTEAPPVSYWYSRMDTRKSTLGTLFLEPDTPIKLTLSDTVLDKKVLLLNTDKNHPQGLGFIARQWPVIPMTEFQAAIDMWGLIGPRIDNLEQKGIINERIRDLRRQGDDELAQARKFKAEKQWDKFVEAARASLSKASRVYNDVDKTQKDVLIGVLFYVALFVPFAYCMERLFFSFVDIKKRIVAFLGFLTLIIGVVYFVHPAFQLTYSPMVVILAFFILALSLLVSLIIFFRFEREMVELQKRSAHIKLTGISPAAAFGAAFVLGVGNLKRRPVRTFLTFATLVILTFTIMNFTTVKSVRQAGWAQFSDKASYSGLMLKYLNWQDVPAEALSVVETAFAGKGVVAPRAWYDTGFTADKSRAPLIPISFGDKTAQARGLVGLSYLEPQVSGLDRILIKGRWFKEGERNVVMLSERMANQLGADPLDPERNTLTTWGTKITLVGVFSDEGLNDHPDLDGEPITPIIFPNQAATQLSEVEAEAIENGEDVVTTESRYQHIPGSETILMPAEMLLSLRAGRLKGIAVKPDNATLAQTDDMGDRFGMLLFRGGPNGTSLYFASDAVNYSGMANILIPLGISILIVLNTMIGSVYERKPEIAVYTSVGLAPPHVAFLFIAEALAFAVISVVVGYLLAQISSAFLAGTPLWAGMTANYSSTAGVAAMILVIGVVLISAIYPAKVAANIAIPDVNKSWSMPKAEGNELVVILPFLIKLREINSAGGFLHEYYMAHHDVSHGAFCTDDMQCNFLDLEQVETNTGLVSGLSENIPIPDDLCFSMDLRVWLAPFDFGVRQKVKLVFCPSDLYTGFRQIKVILHREAGEHKAWENLNRNFLNDLRKQLLAWRSLDDQAVDSYAKDMNRTIAKELNDKEGAA; encoded by the coding sequence ATGACGCGTTTCGGACTGCGTCTCCTGCTCTGTATCGCCATGATTGTGGCGATAACCCTCCCGGCCCGTGCCAATGGCGTAGATTTTCTGCGCCAACTCACCAACCTTGAAGACCGATCTCTCGGAACCACCGGCGCAGCCAAAGCCGCGGATATGGTGGAAGCCGAATTCAAAAAACTCTTGCCCGACGCAACAGTGGGACGGCAATCATTCCACATCCCTGTTCCTATTAAAATGGGAGCACGTCTGACCTTTGAAAACTCAGGACAGACAGTAGACCTCAGACAGTTACAGATCAATGCGCTGTCTCCCGGAGCCGTCACACCTCCCGGCATCAGCGGCCCGCTCATCTACGTAAAACAAGGCCGAGTCTCTGATTTCAACGGACTGAGTGTAGAAGGTTCCATCGTTCTCATGGACATGGATTCCGGCAAGAACTGGAACAATGCGGCTATGCTCGGCGCACGAGGACTGGTATTCATCGGACGCGGAGGAGATGGAGGACGTGCGCCTAAACCTTTGTTCGAATACAAGTTCGAACAGACCCCAATAGATTTTCCAACGTTCTGGCTCTCCCGCGAGAAAGCCGAATCTCTGTTCGGTGCCGGATTCACCAAAAAAAGTCCCAAACACCTCGGCACCACACGGCTCACGGCAAAAGCGGCATGGCGCAATGTCTCAGCTGACACGATTTATTGCCGTATTCAAGGCAGCGACCCCGAACTTTCCAAACAAACGGTCATCATCGAGACATTCTATGACTCCACCGCATTGGTGGACGGCCATGCGCCGGGGGCTGACGAAGCATCCTCAATCGCCACACTCATGGATACGGCCGAAGGATTCGCAAAGAATACACCCAAACGCTCCGTTCTCCTGGTCGCCACTGCAGGTAAGGCCTCGGCTCAAGCTGGCATGCGTGAATTCACTTGGGCGCTGGCTACCGAAAAAGAACATCTTATCAAACGCAAAGAATCGCTTGAAAAACTGGTTCACGACACAGATCGCACCTTACAACTGCTCGGCAGCGGCGTTCCTCTCTCCGAAGCAAATCTGGCAAATAAGGATGATCGTTTCCTGCTCAAGGCAGCTTTCAAAGCCGTGGTCCGCAATCAGGAAGACGACATCACCAAAGAGTTGATGCGACTACGACTGCTTGCCCGACAAAAAACTGACGAAGTAGAAACAGAAGAAAATCACCAGAAGCGTATCAAACATCTGGCCGGTGAACGCATGGCGTTAAAACGGCTCAACTGGATCAATTCCAATACTGCCGATTTCCCGCTCTCCAACATGGAACGCACGGCACTGAATGCCTTCATCCAACCGGCCACAGTTCATGAAACCTCCATCCTTGAAGATATTACGGGCCAACTCAAAGACGTCGCCTCTGCCCTAACGCTGCGTGAGACTATTGGTGAATCACTAATCGCAGCCCATGTTTCACTCTTTCTATCCAGTCACGGCAACGGTGTTGGCGGATTTGATAAGGGATGGCTTATCGACCTCAAGCCGTCAATCAACCGCACTGCATTTTTCCGCCCTCTGGACACGGTCATGAAAGAGACCGTCAAAGGACTTGAAGCAACAAACAGCGATATCGCAAAACTTTTCAGCGACACCCTGCGTCCGGGAAAACGCGCATGGCAAAGTTACCTGCCCGACACCCCGGAACTGGGCGGTGAGCCCATGGCTCTGGCCGGATTCCCCGGACTAACTCTGGCGACAGTGCACGATGTCCGTCCCGTCTGGGGTACGCCCTACGACACGGTTGACCGTGTTGATTTCGATTTTCTGGCTCAACAGACCACACTTGTGACATCCCTGCTCGACGCTCTGGCCAATGAGCCAATAGCCGATGCAGGCAAACGGAACAAAGACCGTTTCGTCACCATTGAGGGGCGCGCCAATCTCCTCAGAAAAGGTGAAATATTCCCGGATCGGCCCGGAACAGGCATGGTTGTGCTCGCCTTCCAATGGCAAACCCGCAACTACGGCATGGTCGACACGCAAGGGAATTTCCGCATCCCCGGCCTCGCCAATAAAAAAGTCAGTTACCACAAGGCCGTCATCGAAGCGTTCAAATTCAATGAACTGACCGGTCTGGCCGATTGGGCCATCGATAAGCCCAAAACCGGCAAATCGGCATATCGCATCAAACTAAAACGAACCGTACAGGCAACAGATCTCATCCTTTTTGGTTGCACTCAGACCACGCTGTTTAACATGTTCGACCCACGAACGTTCAAGTTCCTCTATCGGCCTACACTTATTGACGGCCGCACCGAGGCCCCGCCGGTCAGTTATTGGTACAGCCGCATGGACACACGAAAATCCACATTGGGCACATTGTTTCTTGAGCCGGACACACCCATCAAACTTACGCTGTCCGACACTGTACTGGATAAAAAGGTCCTACTTCTGAACACGGATAAGAACCATCCACAGGGACTCGGCTTCATTGCCCGTCAGTGGCCGGTGATACCCATGACGGAATTTCAGGCGGCCATAGACATGTGGGGACTGATCGGTCCGCGCATCGACAATCTGGAACAAAAAGGCATCATCAACGAACGTATCCGAGACCTACGCCGACAGGGCGATGACGAACTGGCTCAGGCCAGAAAATTCAAGGCCGAAAAACAATGGGATAAATTTGTTGAAGCAGCGCGAGCCTCCCTATCCAAGGCAAGCCGAGTGTATAACGATGTGGATAAGACCCAGAAAGACGTACTCATCGGCGTACTCTTCTATGTGGCCCTGTTCGTGCCGTTCGCCTATTGCATGGAACGACTCTTCTTCTCATTCGTGGATATCAAGAAGCGAATTGTCGCCTTCCTCGGGTTCCTGACGCTGATCATCGGCGTAGTCTATTTCGTTCATCCCGCTTTCCAACTGACCTATTCACCAATGGTGGTCATACTCGCGTTCTTCATTCTCGCGCTATCTCTTTTGGTGTCGCTCATCATATTCTTTCGATTCGAGCGTGAAATGGTGGAACTCCAGAAACGATCAGCCCATATCAAGCTGACTGGAATCAGCCCTGCCGCTGCATTCGGTGCGGCCTTTGTGCTCGGTGTGGGCAACCTGAAACGCCGTCCGGTACGCACGTTCCTGACCTTTGCCACACTGGTTATCCTTACCTTCACCATCATGAACTTCACCACGGTCAAATCCGTGCGACAGGCAGGGTGGGCACAGTTCAGCGACAAGGCCTCCTACTCCGGCCTGATGCTCAAATATCTCAACTGGCAAGATGTCCCCGCAGAAGCCTTGTCTGTGGTGGAAACAGCCTTTGCCGGAAAGGGCGTTGTCGCTCCCCGTGCATGGTATGACACAGGTTTCACGGCAGACAAATCCCGCGCACCGCTCATCCCTATCTCCTTTGGCGACAAAACCGCACAGGCTCGTGGGCTGGTCGGTCTTTCCTACCTCGAACCACAGGTCAGTGGACTTGATCGCATTCTGATCAAAGGCCGCTGGTTCAAGGAAGGCGAACGTAATGTCGTCATGCTGTCCGAACGCATGGCGAACCAGCTGGGAGCAGACCCGCTCGACCCCGAACGCAATACGCTCACAACATGGGGCACCAAGATCACCCTTGTCGGCGTTTTCAGCGATGAAGGGCTAAACGATCACCCGGACCTCGACGGCGAACCCATAACGCCCATCATCTTCCCCAATCAGGCCGCCACTCAACTATCCGAAGTTGAGGCTGAAGCCATTGAAAACGGCGAAGATGTGGTCACCACCGAATCCCGCTACCAACACATCCCCGGTTCGGAAACCATACTCATGCCTGCCGAGATGCTGCTGTCCCTCAGGGCTGGCAGGCTCAAAGGGATCGCCGTCAAACCGGACAACGCCACTCTTGCTCAAACCGACGACATGGGAGACCGGTTCGGCATGCTCCTGTTCCGGGGCGGTCCGAACGGCACCTCGCTCTATTTCGCATCCGACGCCGTCAACTATTCAGGCATGGCCAACATCCTGATCCCCCTCGGCATCTCCATATTGATCGTACTCAACACCATGATCGGCTCAGTCTATGAGCGCAAACCTGAAATCGCAGTCTATACGTCGGTCGGACTGGCTCCTCCGCACGTAGCCTTCCTGTTCATTGCAGAAGCACTCGCCTTTGCTGTCATTTCCGTGGTGGTCGGCTATCTTCTGGCCCAGATATCTTCGGCATTCCTTGCCGGGACCCCCCTCTGGGCTGGCATGACCGCCAACTATTCTTCAACCGCCGGTGTAGCCGCCATGATTCTGGTCATCGGCGTGGTGCTTATCTCAGCCATTTATCCGGCCAAAGTCGCAGCCAATATCGCCATCCCGGACGTGAACAAATCATGGAGCATGCCCAAAGCCGAAGGCAATGAACTAGTTGTAATTCTGCCTTTCCTTATCAAACTCCGTGAAATCAACTCCGCAGGTGGATTCCTGCACGAGTATTACATGGCTCATCACGATGTCTCACACGGCGCGTTCTGCACCGATGACATGCAATGCAACTTCCTGGACCTCGAACAGGTCGAAACAAACACAGGCCTAGTCAGCGGGCTGTCCGAGAATATCCCCATACCCGACGATCTCTGCTTTTCCATGGACCTGCGCGTCTGGCTTGCCCCATTCGATTTTGGTGTGCGCCAAAAAGTAAAACTCGTGTTCTGCCCGTCTGATCTCTACACCGGATTCCGGCAGATCAAAGTCATCCTCCACCGTGAGGCAGGCGAACACAAAGCATGGGAAAATCTAAACAGGAACTTCCTCAATGACCTCCGCAAACAACTGCTGGCATGGCGTTCTCTGGATGACCAAGCCGTGGACAGTTACGCTAAAGACATGAACCGAACCATTGCAAAAGAACTGAACGACAAAGAGGGGGCAGCATGA
- a CDS encoding glutamine amidotransferase — translation MKKILIIKTGGTFEEFTHDHDDFEHWTANGMGLSLEDCLCVDVRTSASLPDPANIAGCVITGSHDMVTDDLPWITATTQWLREAIDTELPMLGICFGHQLMAHALGGEAGFHPNGLEIGTVDVTLTENGMADPLIGGLPSFFKGHVTHSQTALSLPPNATVLAASDHDPHQCFRVGNHAWGVQFHPEFNAEAICYYIEQLRGKITDQGGDANSLRDAVVETPESASVLKRFAAYCTES, via the coding sequence ATGAAAAAAATCCTGATCATCAAAACCGGCGGCACTTTTGAAGAGTTCACCCACGATCACGACGATTTCGAACATTGGACAGCCAATGGCATGGGATTGTCCCTTGAAGATTGCCTCTGTGTGGACGTCCGCACGAGCGCATCATTGCCCGATCCGGCCAACATTGCAGGGTGTGTCATCACCGGCTCCCACGACATGGTCACAGATGATCTACCATGGATAACCGCTACGACCCAATGGTTGCGCGAAGCCATTGATACGGAACTCCCCATGCTCGGCATTTGTTTCGGCCATCAGCTGATGGCTCATGCTCTGGGCGGCGAGGCCGGATTTCATCCCAATGGATTGGAAATTGGTACCGTCGATGTCACGTTGACCGAAAACGGCATGGCCGACCCACTCATTGGCGGTCTGCCCTCATTTTTCAAGGGCCATGTCACCCATTCCCAAACCGCACTCAGCCTGCCACCGAACGCCACCGTGCTCGCTGCCAGCGACCATGATCCACACCAATGTTTCCGTGTAGGCAACCACGCATGGGGAGTACAGTTTCACCCGGAATTCAATGCCGAGGCCATCTGCTATTATATTGAACAATTGCGAGGGAAAATCACGGATCAGGGTGGGGATGCAAATAGTCTTCGCGATGCGGTGGTTGAAACACCGGAATCAGCATCGGTGCTGAAACGATTCGCAGCATATTGCACCGAATCATAA
- a CDS encoding ABC transporter permease: protein MNIPAGKVDRLISLPFSKSVEISFKSLKVRFFRSMITVSSLVLAVSFLSFVLVNLDIAAGLLEHGGKDAARALLQAGYDVDTAQSAVTMSAKERWIVILSLLVCTVGIINAQLMSVTERFSEIGVMKCLGALDSMILRIFLLEAAMQGLAGASVGAFLGGIVSLLTNSIRFGFTAIHDLSILSMLGSVGIATLAGCLLSLLGVLYPALLAARMEPINAIRAEH from the coding sequence ATGAACATTCCCGCAGGAAAGGTTGACCGCCTTATCTCGCTTCCCTTCTCCAAATCGGTGGAGATCAGCTTCAAGAGCCTGAAGGTTCGGTTCTTCCGTTCCATGATCACGGTCTCGAGTCTGGTGCTGGCCGTTTCGTTCCTGAGCTTCGTGCTGGTTAATCTGGATATAGCGGCAGGGCTGCTTGAACACGGCGGAAAAGACGCGGCCCGAGCATTACTCCAAGCGGGATACGATGTGGATACAGCGCAAAGTGCAGTCACCATGTCCGCCAAGGAACGATGGATCGTCATCCTTTCGCTCTTGGTTTGTACCGTGGGTATTATCAACGCCCAACTCATGTCCGTCACCGAACGATTCTCGGAAATCGGGGTCATGAAATGCCTCGGCGCACTGGATTCAATGATCTTGCGCATCTTTCTACTCGAAGCAGCCATGCAAGGGCTGGCCGGAGCAAGTGTCGGTGCATTTCTCGGGGGTATTGTCTCCCTGCTGACAAACAGTATCCGCTTCGGATTCACCGCAATTCACGACCTTTCCATTCTTTCCATGCTCGGTTCGGTAGGAATCGCCACTCTGGCCGGTTGCCTCCTGAGCCTGCTTGGTGTCCTGTATCCAGCCCTGCTGGCGGCACGTATGGAACCGATCAATGCGATACGCGCAGAACATTAA
- a CDS encoding PP2C family protein-serine/threonine phosphatase: MIRLPVWELGLVILVPMATAYLVREFIQKKLVETAPQIRQAFLQFRMDLLLFLGAGLMAALILQFGYSFPILQSGLKLALGIFTIGFFAGLDLGLERERTVINTALTGQAEYDPPRKLTPMTRKFSFVATLTICLITSILLLVIIRDVQWLANQELTMSAVGFLNRSVLLEIIFIMAFLLIMVVNLIFSYTKNLRLLFNTETMVLENIAQGDLTRRVPVTTSDELGVIAGHTNAMIGALREGVRMREGLLIAKEVQQHFLPSEQPDFPGLDIAGVSLFSDETGGDFYDFIQCDLDSCGQLAVAVGDVSGHGIGAALLMTAGRAVIRQNAATPGSATENIARANKHLTHDIGETGRFMTLFFMVMDPTLQTATWVNAGHQQPLVYAPATDTFTELRGADIPLGVESEWKFHEKTMDLPDPGEIIFICTDGIWEAHSPAGEMFGGERIREIIRKNNDKDAQTIMKELCDAVLEFSGSDFREDDLTLVVIKGVES; this comes from the coding sequence ATGATACGGCTCCCGGTCTGGGAGCTTGGTTTGGTCATTCTTGTCCCCATGGCAACAGCCTATCTTGTCCGCGAATTCATCCAAAAAAAACTGGTCGAAACCGCCCCACAAATCCGGCAGGCCTTTCTACAATTTCGGATGGACTTGCTCCTGTTTCTTGGCGCGGGATTGATGGCCGCCCTTATCCTGCAATTCGGCTACAGCTTTCCGATCCTACAAAGTGGACTTAAACTGGCTCTAGGCATTTTCACCATCGGCTTTTTTGCCGGACTGGACCTCGGCCTTGAGCGAGAACGTACGGTTATCAACACAGCCCTAACAGGGCAGGCCGAATACGATCCGCCGCGCAAACTGACACCCATGACACGCAAATTTTCCTTTGTAGCCACCCTGACCATCTGTCTGATTACTTCCATTCTTTTGTTGGTCATCATCCGTGATGTACAATGGCTGGCGAATCAGGAACTGACCATGTCGGCCGTGGGCTTCCTGAACCGCTCGGTCCTGCTTGAAATCATCTTCATCATGGCTTTTCTGCTCATCATGGTGGTCAACCTGATTTTTTCCTATACCAAAAATCTTCGGCTCCTATTCAACACAGAAACCATGGTCCTTGAAAACATAGCACAAGGCGATCTGACCCGCCGCGTCCCCGTGACCACTTCGGATGAACTCGGCGTTATCGCCGGGCATACAAACGCCATGATCGGCGCACTGCGTGAAGGTGTCCGAATGCGCGAAGGGCTCCTCATCGCCAAGGAGGTCCAGCAACATTTCCTGCCGTCCGAGCAACCCGATTTTCCGGGACTGGATATCGCGGGTGTCAGTCTTTTCTCGGACGAAACCGGCGGTGATTTTTACGATTTCATCCAATGCGATCTGGATTCATGCGGACAGTTGGCTGTTGCCGTGGGCGACGTATCCGGTCATGGTATCGGCGCAGCCCTGCTCATGACAGCAGGACGGGCCGTGATCCGACAAAATGCAGCAACGCCGGGATCGGCCACGGAAAACATCGCGCGGGCCAACAAACATCTGACGCATGACATCGGTGAAACAGGCCGATTCATGACCTTGTTTTTTATGGTCATGGACCCGACATTACAAACCGCAACGTGGGTCAACGCAGGTCATCAACAACCCTTGGTTTATGCCCCGGCAACCGACACGTTCACGGAACTGAGAGGCGCAGACATCCCTCTGGGAGTCGAATCGGAATGGAAGTTCCACGAAAAAACCATGGATTTGCCTGATCCAGGTGAAATCATTTTCATCTGTACTGACGGCATATGGGAAGCGCACAGCCCCGCCGGAGAAATGTTCGGCGGCGAACGCATCCGTGAAATTATTCGAAAAAACAATGACAAAGACGCACAAACCATCATGAAAGAACTCTGTGACGCAGTACTTGAATTCTCCGGGTCGGACTTTCGCGAGGACGACCTCACACTGGTGGTCATCAAAGGCGTGGAGTCCTGA
- a CDS encoding ABC transporter ATP-binding protein produces MSEEKRTIVRVIGVTKTFTMGKVELQALKGVDLEIFAGEYISIMGPSGSGKSTLFNMIGGLDKPTDGKVFIDEVDISQLDAFELAWLRNRKIGYIFQTFNLIPVMTALENVTLPMTFAGMNADDAQDKGIELLKLVGLGKRFQHKPLELSGGQQQRVAVARSLANDPSIILADEPTGNLDLSTGEEIIELLQMLSVERGVTIISATHDYKMLNVSDRVIWVRDGQVDRVEKREELDITVGGIGDKLAGRTNGEERA; encoded by the coding sequence ATGAGCGAAGAAAAACGTACCATTGTCCGCGTCATCGGCGTCACAAAGACCTTCACCATGGGAAAAGTCGAATTGCAGGCGCTCAAAGGCGTGGATCTGGAAATATTCGCCGGAGAATATATCTCCATCATGGGACCGTCTGGTTCGGGAAAATCCACCCTGTTCAACATGATAGGCGGGCTGGACAAACCCACGGACGGCAAGGTGTTCATTGATGAAGTGGACATCTCTCAACTGGACGCTTTTGAATTAGCATGGCTCCGCAACCGCAAGATCGGCTACATTTTTCAGACCTTCAATCTCATCCCGGTCATGACCGCGCTTGAGAACGTCACCCTGCCCATGACCTTTGCCGGAATGAATGCAGACGATGCACAAGACAAGGGTATTGAACTGCTCAAACTGGTCGGGTTGGGAAAACGTTTTCAACACAAGCCGCTGGAATTATCCGGTGGACAACAGCAACGTGTGGCAGTCGCCCGTTCGCTGGCCAATGATCCATCCATTATTTTGGCGGATGAACCGACCGGCAACCTTGATTTGTCCACGGGTGAAGAAATCATCGAACTGTTACAGATGCTCTCGGTGGAACGCGGTGTGACCATCATCTCCGCCACCCATGATTATAAAATGCTCAATGTCTCGGATCGTGTAATCTGGGTGCGTGACGGTCAAGTGGATCGTGTAGAAAAACGTGAAGAACTGGACATCACCGTCGGCGGTATCGGCGACAAACTCGCAGGCCGAACAAACGGCGAGGAAAGGGCGTAA
- a CDS encoding PqqD family protein: MFKNKSPEPVISRAEALNMVPVKNRAVEEIALPDGLVRLAYPLAIKPWFGRLAEKVGMWDKKPMIKQVELDELGAFVWERINGERSVQQIAAELASFYEVQPREAELSVTAFIKTIGQRGIIGLK, from the coding sequence TTGTTCAAGAATAAATCGCCTGAACCTGTCATCTCGCGCGCCGAGGCCCTGAATATGGTTCCAGTGAAGAACAGGGCCGTGGAAGAGATTGCATTGCCTGATGGTTTGGTGCGGCTGGCATATCCCTTGGCGATAAAACCGTGGTTTGGACGGTTGGCTGAAAAGGTCGGTATGTGGGACAAGAAACCCATGATCAAACAGGTTGAACTCGATGAACTGGGAGCGTTTGTTTGGGAACGAATCAATGGCGAACGTTCTGTTCAACAGATTGCCGCAGAGTTGGCATCATTTTATGAAGTGCAGCCACGCGAGGCCGAGTTGAGTGTGACTGCGTTTATTAAAACGATTGGTCAACGAGGGATTATTGGGTTGAAATAG
- a CDS encoding polysaccharide deacetylase family protein, which produces MIVKTHISSLWLTPSTDGIQRIGHLLDAAPAGTEIFFRADDVAVPSNNCHQMMDLFITHGIPLHMAVTPAWLTQARWDILIHWAGDSPVFCWHQHGWQHRSHQTSGKNSEFGDQRPTSDKRTALKKGRDRLNSIMGESFYPAFTPPWNRFDAQTGEALIELGYACVSRSAGEQRKVPLPDTLPDIPINVDLHTRNETNSVQGWDALAKEFEDAIQTGNVGVMLHHQRMNQAAIDFLDTCLSHIANHSAIKHRRFDTP; this is translated from the coding sequence ATGATCGTCAAAACACATATTTCATCGCTATGGCTCACCCCGTCTACGGACGGCATACAAAGAATAGGCCATTTGCTCGACGCAGCCCCGGCCGGAACGGAAATATTCTTTCGTGCCGATGACGTGGCCGTTCCCAGTAATAACTGCCATCAAATGATGGACCTGTTCATCACGCATGGCATCCCCCTCCACATGGCTGTCACTCCGGCATGGCTCACGCAGGCCCGTTGGGATATCCTCATACATTGGGCCGGAGACAGCCCTGTATTCTGCTGGCACCAACACGGCTGGCAGCATCGCAGCCACCAAACCTCGGGTAAGAATTCGGAATTCGGCGACCAACGACCTACCTCTGACAAAAGAACGGCCCTAAAAAAAGGACGCGACCGATTGAACTCAATCATGGGAGAATCTTTTTACCCGGCGTTTACTCCACCGTGGAACCGATTCGACGCACAGACGGGAGAAGCGCTGATCGAACTTGGCTATGCGTGTGTCTCCCGTTCTGCTGGAGAACAGCGCAAAGTTCCGCTTCCCGATACCTTACCGGACATCCCCATCAACGTTGACCTGCACACCCGAAACGAAACCAATTCTGTTCAAGGCTGGGACGCTCTCGCCAAAGAATTCGAGGACGCCATTCAAACAGGAAACGTCGGAGTTATGCTGCATCATCAACGCATGAATCAAGCGGCCATAGACTTTCTCGACACCTGTCTGTCGCACATTGCAAACCACTCCGCTATAAAACATCGTCGATTCGATACCCCATAA